Genomic DNA from Asterias amurensis chromosome 2, ASM3211899v1:
AGGGGTCGCTCGAAAGAGGATTTGATGTTATTGTgttaaaccaaataataaaataaatgaataaacatgGCACGCCACATGTGGAACTTTGCTTCctttagggagcgtctcaaaagtcaaGAGCAGTTGAACATTCTAATTGGATCGGATAAGTATGTGCGTGCTCATGGACTGTTCCATTAGACTGCCGGAATGTTGCATTGGAGAGTTGAAAATGCATTGTGAGTATTCACTTATGTAGGATTGATCCAGCAATTGAACACAATGATGCAATCCAGCCGATGGGGCTGGCTGTTTTTCCCCGGGTTTCCCTCCGAGGAGTGGCGTAGTGCGAAAATGCCTTTACACACACCGCTAACGTTTTCTCACCTCATATTGGAGCAGGGCTGGTGACACCGTGCCGTCAGCAGACAGATTGACTAACACACGTAGTGCTTGCTGCCCTAAAGGTGTCGAACCGTCTCCAAGAAGCTTGAAGAGACTATGCAAAGCTAGCGGCCCAAAGCAATCCCTGCATTGACCACTAACCGACAAGTTAACCAGTGCTTGTATACAGGCTAAGCGAAGATCATCGCTGTGATTCTGGTCGGAGCTTAACTGGAGGAGAGTTTGACTGCAAGACTGTAGgggcacaaagaaaaacaaacccgCATTTTTGAAGGAGGAAATAATCCTGTCCTCTATTCATTCAAGCCATTCTCTTGCTACGaacttcaaaatgtagctccacatactgtctttgaaaacaaaatacggAGCGTTACGCCTTGATACGCCCCTAGGGATGTGGCAAAGGGCTATATACGaaccaacatgtacatgtagtaggctactattattattatttttaccttGAGTAGTATGGGCTGATTACGATTATTTAGAGACAGATTTGCAACACAGCTGGCAGCGCTTGTTTTCACACTTTCCCCTTCTCTCTCGAGTTGTTTTACGATAACTGGTAGACCCCCAGCAAGGCGCACAGCATTCTGGAGAGAGAGACAATACACCAAATgtaattttatttgttcatcagtcatacatgtacattaattccattaatcttttaaaattaaagCTTGGAGTATTGTTTCTGTGTCGCATCCTCCCTTTAATTTATTTCTAAAATGTACCTgtcctttaaaacaatcaaattgcTGTGTTATTTTTTAGTCGGATAGATAAAACGAGGAATTAAATTCAACATTTAATTCCAAATTCTTCAAtcaatattgaccccttgcacgcgtgtcacatgcggcgactgatgccacgctcaccatgttgcttggtggtcaataggcttacgtgtaaacgccgcatcACCTAAATACTGCACTTCACCGAATAACACAAGTTGACATTGACcgccaaaatggcgcatccaagaatattctgatgatgacatcaggtgaaatgggtcaataaatgtaaacaaagtGATACAAGAATTTTAGAAATCGGGGACACAGCCAAGTAAGCACAGCAGCTTGTGTGAGGGAGTGCCCATACCCTAGTTgggataacgtaaccctcctcccgatggcTAGggagggaggagggttacgcaaTCGCAGCTACCCATACCCACACAAAAACAATCACATCAAATTGGTCCACTACCTCCCTTGTTTTACCTGTCCCTGTGTAAATGCCGCTTGGTTTGCCAGAGTTGTCAAAACTTTACATAGCTGACTATCATCCTGTTCACACTGTAGTATTTTGATCAAATTGATGGTAGTGGAATCAGCAGCCTCGGGATCAATGCTTGAAGAATCTGATCGTGAATCTTCTTTTCTGTGTTCCGGTTCATctggtgaaaaaaagaaaaagaaaacatgtaATACTTATTTTAGTATCCCAACCACTTCAGGCCTGCCCGCGGTCCTCCACACCTCAAGACCGGCGCGCACCCAGACAAGACTGGGGTGCTGTTATTCCTTGTACTATAGGTTCATTCTGCTATCGTTCGTGGAGGCAATAGCGGAATGATCCTCTCATAATCATAAAGTTCTAGTAGGAGTGTAgggtgctgtactccttttttcaaaacttataacaaCATTATGAAAACAGGAGTACAGCACCctagttactgggtctaggtcCACCAGCACCTTAGATATACTCCTGGGCCCCGCCCCTTTCTTAATCTATCCTTTAAGTTTAAGTTGTGAATATGATGTGTTCAATTAAAAAACTCACTATTAAGTTAAATAACCCTAAATAAACCCCGCCCCCTTCACACAACCCTTACATGAAGTTATCTGACATAAAAAACAGTGCTACTAGCTGTGTAGTCATCAACAGTGTAGTGCTTGTGATGATGAAGGAGTGTAGCACTGTGACTGTACTACTACAAAAATTACCATAACTTTTGTCCGGAAACTATACAAATTATCGATACCAGTGTGACGCTGACACTTGCCTGTTAGATCTTCATTTTTACTGACGGTCTTTTCACCCGCCTCATCATCCGATGTCTTATCATCAAATATGTATCTCGTTTTATAGTAGATATAAAACGCCCCAGCAACTACAACAATAAATGTTGTTCCCCCTGCGATCATTCGAGGAAAGAAGctcatgggcgccgccatcttgTAACTTCAATGATCATTTCACGATTCAATAAATTATTAGCTTACGTTTAAATCTAAATTTACATAAAGTTTTCATTTTAAGATTccaataaatattaaatttgatcttgtttgttttaattttttcataAATCATTAAATTGGaattaataaaacaacattgagttaatgtaaaaataagttaTTGAGTTGGACTGATAAAACTTTACGAAGCGCATGCGCACTGTATGTATCAAAAAAGGAGCAAGTGTAGGCCAAAGTTACTCAAAACACGCTCTCAAAATGCCGATGAAAGGTCGCTTTCCGCTGAGGCGGACATTAAGATATCTTCAGCAAGGCAGTGTCTACTTGAAGGACGATGTAAAAATCCTGATAATAAACTTCAACACATTTGGAATGCCGAGTAAAGGAACAaggtttgtaatttttcaaaatttaatttcagtattttgtttgcccttttaatttgtttgtgtgttacTGTTTGTCAAATGTTTCATTCTTGGGATACTTGGCTCTtaagtcttttttttatttaactcACTTTTATTTACATATGATTTTTCATTacgtttgtttgttgttagttGGTTGGTTCCTTCTTCATAAATGGAAAATGGTTGCACAAACTGTTTTCAGTATTGTCCATCCAGCTAGCTAAACAACTTTCTTacagttttttaaagtttgtttgatGTTTACAACTATTAAAGTATACCGCAGCATTTACTTTTCTGTAATTAAGGTGTGATAATTGTAAACCTCCATCCTCTGCGACCATTGGGCGGATGGTTGTTTTTTGCATTTAGAAAAAAACTGCCTTATTTGatgtttgaaatattatttcattccGAAGTTCTGGTTATCCGGACATAATTTTAATGATTAAAAGTAGTTGTGATATTAATTACTATGGCCACCCTGTACCGTCTGCACTGTCTCACTGGAgcggaggatggagggttaggTCAGGATCAGATTATTGTGACAAGACCAGAAGCAgcaacctacatgtacttaaTATTTTGGTGAATATTGGAACACTACGGTGTATACTAGCCCCTCCcctaattataattattattttaatgttttgccACAATAAATTTCGGTCAGTAACAATTAAACAGCAAAGGTCAGATTCAGTATGTTTCCTtctaaaatattgttttctttcttgttttcagAGACTTTGTATTCTACAATCTACCTCAGCTCCAGTTCAAGAACCCTTCCATTCAAATGAAAACTTTCAAGAATATCACACCATCACCTTTCATCAGATGTTTTCTAGGTAAAACACGAACCAAAAGAAAAATGATCCCtgttttaactttttcagtgactggcccaggcctggaattccaTCTTCAaaagagcaaggccattttcatttagcaaaagggcacttccattggaaaatcttgggAAGTCAATGGGGTAGATTTTTTTAAGGGCCACCATGGTCAAGACCATAGGCAACTGTTTGTGTATTGGGCCATACACAAAGTTGAGAGGCCTTTTGACTGTGTATCTTTCTCTGTGATATTTGATACTCCTTATCgctagctgtgtctcagatcaatgcacacagtggacaatattttgaaaactgtgctgggcggcacaaTGCATTTTGCTGAGATGGCTGGGCAAAACTTGTGAGTCTTGGGCAGGGCTGCCCAGCATCGCCCatcgtggctacaacactggtgaTGTACTCTTACCGTATGTGTAGTTTACGCGCATGGTTTGTTATCATATAGCTTTGAACTTAAATTTTTCTGAAGGTTTacggtttttgttttcttcaggtGAAGATGGTGAAGTGTTGATAGACACAGACAGTAAAAGCAACCTGGAAATCATTGAACACCTCAACAAAGTACTTGGAAAATCTGAGTAAGTACTAAGTAGGACCGTACTACCAACTACAACAGTTCACTATTTTTTGGTAGATTTGTCGCTcaagattattttgttctttttttttatataaatcatTCCCAAATTTCtaccttttatatttttatttatattcgCCTTAGCCATGAAAGTAAACTGTCAGTAAGCCTGATACTTGAAGCAATGAagcaatgaaggtgattgcctaTATGCCCCATGgttattgccttgatgcccttgaaatgctctggtaGAAATTTacgggtgccctttaccaatatTTTATAACTTAGATCAAATTCATATTAgagaaaatgaagataaaaaccatatttaaagacactggacaatattgataATTGGCaaggactagtcttcacagttggtgtatttcaacatatgcataaaataacaaaccaattggtcttcgaagttgcgagataataaggaaagaaaaacaccattgtcagtCACATGAAgatgtatgctttcagatgcttgatttcgagaccccaaattctaaatctgaggtctctaaatcaaattcgcggaaaatacttctttctcgaacactgtgttattcagagggagccgtttcttacaagattttaaactatcaacctctccccattactcgttaccaagtaaggttttatgctaataattattttgagaagttaccaatagtgtccaacaaCCCAGATCACAGAGTAAGGCTTTCAAAATgaaagataaatgtatgtattGAAGCAGACTTCGCACTCTTTCACACTCGTTTAGTTGATTTGCGCAAACCTAACCTCATTCATACCTTCTCATTGTATCAAATATTATGTTTGTTCTTCACAGGGAGGTGTTGGAAAGAGAACGCAAAGCCCAAGAGAGTCGATCCAATCCAGCCCACTTTGGAGATGGCTATCTAAGAAAGTGCATATGTGAGATCCCTGGCCAAGTACCTTGCCCTGGACTGGTACCCCTTCCACAGGAACTCCGAGGCAAATTCAGAGACATATGTGACCGCTCACTAAAACCTCCTAGGGGCGTGTTACCAGACTCGTAGCATGATAGACTCTGAATTAAATCTTTATAtcattttaagtttttttttaaagtacatgCCTACCTGCAGTAATCATTGTTTCAATGTGTAAAAAGATAACAATTTTCTAATCTTTGTTGTGTGAACAGACAACAGAGTGCTGTATCCGAACTGGCGGCTACATTTATGATCTAAGTATGCACTCTAATCTCAACACATGATGACAAGAAAAATATAGTCGTAGCCGTAACTGTATATTCGGATACGCCCATGTCTTCAaatatcaggcatgcaactcttccgcgtttccgcggaattccgcgtttttgtggtttttttaaacgtgaaaaaaaaaaatatcagatttttttttgtgcctaatatatgcctggcaacaacagtgtacaactacaataatgtaaaataagcctagtacatgctaacaatgcacctcagagcttaataaacctcaacattttctagggtaccattgtgggtatcatgtcccgtggcgtttcggctgcctcgctccgtacttgcgttgtgcctttgaaaattttcctctttttttttcaacggtgCATGCCTGAAATATTTGTGCATTTATTTCATGTAGACCTACTGCCTACAGGTACTTGGAGGAGCACAATCCCAAGATAACTGATGCAGAATTTGTGATATTGAAACCTTCATTTTCAAGATGTTGTTAAGTGTACTTATTCatcttgttttaaaaaagaCATTGAATCAACCATTAAAGTGCGGACTTCAATGTTACTGTACATGTTAACTTTGCTGACCTCTTATTTATTGTGTTATGTGTTTGAGCCTAGTTCAGTTGAGCATGATGAGATGACGTTTCAGGGTATTCTTGGATCAATATTTGTATCAGTGGTGTAATTCAAAAGTGATATTGCTGAGCTTTTATGCAGCATTTtccttgtttttaaacaatttttggttATCTCTATGCAGacagtgcattttttttaaatctccaAGGCAGATTAGGAAATGGCAATTTATGAATAGggtttaaagaccctggacattattggtaattgtcaaagaccagtcttcacggttggtgtatctcaacatatgcataaaataacctgtgaaaatttgagctcaattggtagtcgaaattgcgagatagtaatgaaagaagaaaaaaaaaccttgtcacatgaagttgtgtgctttcagatacttgatttcgggacctcaaattctaaacttgaggtctcgaaatcaaatttgtggaaaattacttctttctagaaaactacgtcacttcagagggagccgtttctcacaatgttttaaactatcaacttctccccaatactcgttacaataaggttttatgctgattgTAACAGTATGCCATAAGCAGACTGACTCAAGTCTAGTGTTTACTTCCAATAATGCATTATATCACCTTATAACATGGCTGCCCTTATGTAACAGTCAATTCTCATTATCTGGAATAAAGCTCGACTTATAATCATAACATACGAAGTTGTATCTTCTTACATGgtgtcattaccaatagtgtccactgcctttaaaagaacttTCTCCCAATTTGAAAtctgattttttcttttttagtatGATAAATTTTACCTGAATATAAAGGAACATTTATATAGATTTGTTCAATATTTGTAGTGTTTTAAAGACCATCATTTAAACACAtatagtttttgttgttgacctCCAAGGcaaattatctttaaaaaaaaaagggtaaatGACAAATCTAGAGCAAGTACTTCTAAATGCAACTTGAAGTGTCGCCTATAAGTCATTAACAAAATGATGCaccccttgcccccccccccccctctaaaaTGCAACCCTACTTTCGGCGCTGAATCAAACCAAACTATTCACCTAAAAATGAATTGTTAAAAATACTAATTGTTGGAAAATGCAGTTCTCTAAAAGTAAAATGGAAATCACAAACCAAAAAGAAACTCTAAATTAAATTGCACAAAACAGTCGTCGTATTACTTACGCCATCGGCCacaaagaacacaacttcgttttcaaaatgttggacGGTGCTACCTACATGTTCGACCCCATGTCCAAAATGTAATGACGTCTGTGACAAGCCGCAATGTTTTGGGGAACAAGGTTAACACTCGCCATACGCACGCGCACCGCCATTGAATTCGCAAGACATTAAAATGCCGTCCGACAACTTGGAAGAGCAAGGGCTGGAAAAGAACCCAGATTTAAGTCTTGCTCAGTTGAAATTTCTTCTCACATTAGACGAGTTCAAAAATGATGCTAATTCGAAGGAAGCGAAATCTCTCATGGAGGGTATCAAACGTAACAGTAAGTTTTATGACACATGTTTTCATTTCTCTTTTGTAAGTCGTGCGTTAACGTTGAGTCATTCTCATTAGAAAGTCCATAACCAATTTcgtgataaaaaaataatcaaatctttcaattttatttgttttgcttgtAAGTGTACCAATTTGAATTTAAGTTTTACTTGttttcaaacatgtcaaaaagtTATATATAACCCCGTTGCACAGTTTTGCTGAATTGAGACCCAAGAAGAGGCAGGGAATTTGGGTCatctcgtacccgagtcaactcgtactcgagtcaactcgtacccgagtcaactcgtacccgagtcaactcgtacccgagtcaactcgtacccaagtcaactcgtacccaagtcaactcgtacccaaataaatgtttacaatttttttttttttttttacttgtaggGCCCTACTGATAATCATACATACGAAGTTGTCTGCGTAGGCACCATGGacacttttaaagacaaattgaaatttcatttatttcaaacagcttttcagtagtttatttcttttgttttcccgATGTTCCCTCTTCCCTCATGTTGATTTGTTTCTGTGTTCTTCTTTTCATGCGGTTTGAGCACCTTTTTAGGTGGATacatgcgcaatataaattgtcattattattattattattattattattattattatttagatggttgatttcgagacctcaagttctaaacttgaggtcttgaaatcaaaatcatggaaaatcacttctttctcgaaaactgtcaCTTCAGTCCAGAGGGtcccctttctcacaatgttttataccatcaacctctcccaattactcattaccaagtaaagttttatgctaataattattttgagtaattaccaatagtgtctactgcctttaacacatatttaatttttatagttaacaatttcccccacgatgccgcttctcagtttgattcacaaaaatatcactttt
This window encodes:
- the LOC139954477 gene encoding armadillo repeat-containing protein 10-like, with product MAAPMSFFPRMIAGGTTFIVVVAGAFYIYYKTRYIFDDKTSDDEAGEKTVSKNEDLTDEPEHRKEDSRSDSSSIDPEAADSTTINLIKILQCEQDDSQLCKVLTTLANQAAFTQGQNAVRLAGGLPVIVKQLEREGESVKTSAASCVANLSLNNRNQPILLKSCSQTLLQLSSDQNHSDDLRLACIQALVNLSVSGQCRDCFGPLALHSLFKLLGDGSTPLGQQALRVLVNLSADGTVSPALLQYEVPESFQGLLQPHHTDESLLRTLSFLLNLKRESLTATGTTISGATPRDSFSNYFSQRADELTGVTKALMDHGNTDVRQQAGRLLVLLSAP
- the LOC139954151 gene encoding small ribosomal subunit protein mS25-like; this encodes MPMKGRFPLRRTLRYLQQGSVYLKDDVKILIINFNTFGMPSKGTRDFVFYNLPQLQFKNPSIQMKTFKNITPSPFIRCFLGEDGEVLIDTDSKSNLEIIEHLNKVLGKSEEVLERERKAQESRSNPAHFGDGYLRKCICEIPGQVPCPGLVPLPQELRGKFRDICDRSLKPPRGVLPDS